Proteins co-encoded in one Arachis stenosperma cultivar V10309 chromosome 7, arast.V10309.gnm1.PFL2, whole genome shotgun sequence genomic window:
- the LOC130940060 gene encoding 3-ketoacyl-CoA synthase 2-like gives MVFTHEEIITSIGNYKIHRKLLYNNNNIFKLLYWCGLIASILATLYCYLMKPTRKKHVYLVDFACYKPHNPACMCTKEHFLKLTKSTGKYRDESLDFTRKILERSGIGEKTYLPECLMKTPSNTCLAEARNETESVVIGAIDELLLKTKVKKEEVGIIVTNCSLFNSIPSLSSMIVNHYKLSHNVLTYNLSGMGCSAGLISIELAKQLLQVHPNSYALVISTENINSGSYFGNNRSMLVSNCLFRVGGAAILLSNRISDSLRSKYYLKHIVRTHKGSQDNCYNSILQKEDDNGDTGVALSKDIMSSAGEALNANISTLAKNVLPLIEQLKFLTNLVARNLFKKKVIKAYAPNFMLAFEHFCIHTGGKAVQDQMQKVLKLSDWHMEPSRMTLYRYGNTSSSSVWYELAYCEAKGRVKKGHRIWQIAFGSGFKCNSAVWYALQTIDPVKEKNPWTDEIHEFPVNVTNH, from the exons GTGTGGCTTGATAGCATCAATATTAGCCACACTTTATTGTTACCTAATGAAACCCACAAGAAAGAAACACGTTTATCTTGTGGATTTTGCATGCTACAAACCTCATAATCCTGCATGCATGTGCACGAAGGAGCATTTCTTGAAGTTAACGAAGAGTACAGGAAAATATCGAGATGAGAGCTTAGATTTCACACGGAAGATTCTAGAGAGATCTGGAATTGGTGAAAAGACCTACCTGCCGGAATGTCTCATGAAAACCCCATCAAACACATGCTTGGCTGAGGCAAGGAATGAGACAGAATCCGTGGTGATTGGCGCCATTGATGAACTTTTGTTGAAAACAAAAGTGAAGAAAGAGGAAGTTGGAATCATTGTGACGAATTGTTCTTTGTTCAATAGCATACCCTCTCTGAGTTCAATGATTGTCAACCATTACAAGCTTAGCCACAATGTCTTGACTTATAATCTTAGTGGCATGGGTTGCAGTGCCGGACTTATTTCCATTGAACTTGCCAAACAACTATTGCAG GTACATCCCAACTCTTATGCCTTAGTGATCAGCACGGAAAATATTAACAGTGGCTCGTACTTTGGAAATAAtcgttccatgcttgtttctaaTTGCCTCTTTCGCGTGGGAGGTGCAGCAATTTTACTCTCCAATCGCATTTCCGATTCTCTTCGTTCTAAATATTATCTCAAACACATTGTTCGCACCCACAAAGGTTCTCAAGATAATTGCTACAACAGCATCCTTCAAAAAGAGGACGACAATGGTGATACCGGTGTCGCGCTTTCTAAGGACATCATGAGTTCTGCTGGAGAAGCCCTTAACGCAAACATCTCAACTCTCGCTAAAAATGTGCTACCTTTGATTGAACAACTGAAATTTCTCACGAATTTGGTTGCGAgaaatttatttaagaaaaaggTCATAAAGGCATATGCTCCAAATTTTATGCTTGCTTTTGAACACTTTTGCATTCACACTGGAGGAAAAGCAGTGCAAGATCAGATGCAAAAAGTGCTTAAACTAAGTGATTGGCATATGGAACCTTCTAGAATGACTCTCTATAGATATGGTAACACTTCAAGCAGCTCAGTGTGGTATGAATTGGCATATTGTGAGGCCAAAGGAAGAGTCAAGAAGGGTCATCGGATATGGCAGATTGCATTTGGGTCAGGATTTAAGTGCAACAGTGCTGTGTGGTATGCACTGCAAACTATTGATCCAGTAAAGGAGAAGAACCCTTGGACAGATGAGATTCATGAATTTCCCGTTAATGTTACAAATCATTGA